The stretch of DNA GCTTACCCCTGTCCATTGTATAGGTACAATTTAAAACTCAAAAAAGCAACATATAATTTAACTTTTTAGTAATGTTAAATTATATGTTACTTAATTATTTAATCAACAGACTTTAAAGATTCTACCATTTTAATATTTTTAAGTTTATAATACATTGTAAAGTTTACAAGTAATGCAAAGAACAATGTTAATCCTATAGAGTATATAAAACTTGAAAAATCAATTACTCTACCAAACATCATGTTATCCATTTCAACAGTAACCATAATAAATTTGTGTAATAATCCCCCAACTCCAAGACCTAATATTGTCCCAACTAAAGTTAAAATTATATTTTCCCTATAGATATAAGCCGATACTTCATTATCATAAAAACCTAAAACTTTAATAGTTGCAATTTCTCTCATTCTTTCACTTATATTAACATTAGTAAGATTATATAATACTACAAAAGCTAATGCTCCTGCTGATGCTATCATAATTAATACTACGTAATTTAAACTTTTAATAGTATCATCAAAACTTTTTTTAATAACAGAATTATAACTAACTCCTGTTATATGTGATTCTTTAGTAATATCTTTTGCTAAAATATCCTCTGCCTCTTTAGATGTATCTTTTAAAGAAGTAAATATTGAATTAAATTCAACTGTTGTTCTAAAAACTTCATTATAAATTTCAGGGGTAATATAAATATAATTAAAAGTATAATTTTCTGCTATAGCTGATATTCTGACAGTCCCCTTTTTATTATTACTATTTATAATGCTAATTTCATCTCCAATATTAGCTTTTATTTGTTTAGCTACCTTTTCTGAAATAACAACACCATCATTAGATAAAGTTATTGAATCTCCAGTTTTTCTATTTTTTAAGGATATAAAGGTTTTAAAATTATCTAAATCCTTTGGAACTATTAAATTTACATCTTTTTCCTGACTATCTTTAAAGTGTACCTTTCCATTTTCACTATTCACTTCTAAACAATTAATTATTCTTGAATCTTTAGATAAATTTAAATATGTCTCTTGTTTTTCTTTTAGGGTGGCTTTTTTATCTAAATTAATTACCATGTTATATTTAAAGATTTCACCAAACTGTTTAGATGCTATTGTTTCAATAGAATCTTTTATACCAAACCCAGTAAGAAGTAATGCTGTACATCCTGCTATTCCAAAAATGGTCATTAAAAATCTCTTTTTATATCTTAAGATATTTCTAATAGTTACCTTACCAATAAAATTTAGTTTATTCCAAATAAATGAAACTCTTTCCAATAATATTCTCTTACCTTCTTTAGGTGCTTTCGGTCTCATAAGAGTAGAGGGTGTTTCTATTAACTCCTTATAACATGCAAAAAATGCTGAAAGGGTTGTTACTAATATTGCTGTTAATGTTATTCCTAAAGAAATTGGAATATTAAATTCTAAAATAACCTTAGGTAAAGTGTACATAATTCCATATGCATCAAAAACTATTTTAGGGAATATAGTAAGTCCAATAGCTAACCCTAAGCTACTTCCTATTATACTTGCTAATAAAGCGTATATTATATATTTTGAAGCAATAAGGCCCTTTGAATAACCTAAAGCTTTTAACGTTCCTATATTCACCCTTTGTTCATCTACCATTCTAGTCATTGTAGTCAAACACACTAAAGCTGCTACCATAAAGAAGAATACTGGAAATACTTTTGCTAAAGCATCAATACTATTAGCAGAGTTTCCATAATCAATATAAGAAAAATGTGAATTTCTATCTAAAACAAACCATTCTGGCTTTTCTAATTCATTTAAAGCTTCCTCTCCATCTTTAATTTTACTTTCTGCTAATTTAATTTGTTCATCTAATAAGTTCTTAGATTTATTATATTCCTCTTCACCTTTTATAATTTCTCTATTTCCCTTTTCTATTTTTTCTCTTCCTAAGGAAAATTCCTTTTCTGCTGTTTCTCTTTTATCTTTTAACTTTATTTTCTCATTTTCTAGTTTGTCTCTAGAAGTTTTTAGTAATATTTCTTTATTATAAAGCTCTTCTTCACCTTTGGATAGATTATTTTTTTGTTCTTGAAGTAAATTTTGTGTGCTCTCTAATGTACTATTTAAATTTTCTAATGAAGTCTTAGTTGTTTTTAATTCATTCTCTAAAGTTAATCTCTCTTCCTCTGTAATTAGTGGATTTTTTAACTTCTCTTCCAAATTATCTATTTTAGTCTTTAAAGTTTTAGAATTATTTCCTAAATTCATTATTAAATTCTCTAATTTTAAGAATTCTTCTAAAGTTATTTTTTATTTTCATTAAATATATTTAATTCATATAGATAGTTTTTTTCTCCTTTAAGTAGCTCCTCTTCTGAAGACCTAATCTTTTCTTCACCTTTTGAGATGGATAAATTAAATTCTTTTTCGTTAATATCCAATTGTTCTTCAGATTTTTCAATCTCTAACTTTGATTCTTCTATTCTTTTTTTAGCTTTTTCAAGATCTTCATTAGCTAAAATCTTTTTCGTTTCAAGATCTTTTTTACTAGAATTTATTTTATCTTTACTCTCCTTTAAAACCTCATCATATCTTATTCCCGCTCTTACTTCCCCTAATTTTTCTACCTTTTCCTTTACACTATCTACAATATCAAAATACTCTGTATTATAACTATTAACATTTTTAGCTCCTTCTATTGTAAGAAAAATTTCTGTATAAGCTTTACTTATAAAATCATCATTAGGAATCATAATGAAATTATTTACTTGACCATTTCCTATGTTAGATTTCCCTTTGTCATATGTTAAATAGTAGGGAGTTTCTACTACCCCAACTACTTTATACTCTGAAGTTTTTAATAAATCTAGTATATTAGTATCTAAACCAGATGCTAAAGTTATAGTAGTTCCTATTTCAATGTCTAAGGCATCCATCTTAGCTTTTTCAATTACACACTCTCCAGATTTTTCAGGATATCTCCCTTGAACAATATGTACTCTATTAATATAATCTAAATTATCACTTTCTAATTTATCTGTTGGTAATCCATGGACCTTTAATACATATTCTTTTGAATTTATAGTTGTTAAAGCATCCATTGAATACGTAGGAAAAACTCCCTGAACACCTTCTATTTCCTTTAAAGCCCTGGAATCATCATCTGTTAATCCAAGAGTAGATAATAATCTAATATCCATGAGGTTATAATCATCAAAATATTTATCAGCTGTTTTTTTCATATCAACAGGTGAAATTTTAACTCCTGAAAAAAAAGCTACTCCTAAAGCTACAATTGCAATTATTGATATAAATCTTCCCTTAGATTTTCTTATATCTCTAAATATATCTTTGTTAAATGCACTTTTTTTCACTACCACTCAATCCTTTCTACTGGCATTGGATTTTCATTAATAGTAATACTTTCTATTCTACCATTCTTCACTTTTATTATTTTATCTCCCATTGGAGTTAAAGCTAAATTATGTGTGATTATTACCACAGTCATCCCTATTTTTTTACAGGTATCTTGTAATAATTTCAAAATTGCTTTTCCTGTATTGTAGTCTAAAGCACCTGTTGGCTCATCACATAAAAGAAGTTTTGGATTTTTAGCAAGTGCTCTTGCAATAGCTACCCTTTGTTGTTCTCCTCCTGAAAGCTGAGCTGGAAAATTATTTTTTCTATGTGATAAACCCACAGCATCTAAAGTTTCACTTATATCAAGAGAATCTTTACATATTTGAGTTGCTAATTCTACATTTTCTAAAGCTGTTAAATTTTGTACTAAATTATAAAATTGAAATACAAATCCTATATCGTACCTTCTATAAGTTATTAACTCCCTTGAAGAATACTTACTAATATCTTTTCCATCTACAATTACTTTTCCACTAGATACTGTATCCATTCCCCCTAATATATTTAATACAGTACTTTTTCCTGCTCCACTAGCACCAGCTACAACTACAAATTCTCCCTTATTAATATCAAAGTTAACTCCATTTAAAGCCTTAATTTCCACTTCTCCCATTTTATAGATTTTTTTTACATCTATAAATTCAATGTATTTACTCAAATTTAATCCTCATATTATATTAATTTGTAGTTAATTACTCTTATTATTTACTTATCTTTTCATTTATTATTATACATATTGATATTACTATTAACAATAAATTAAAGTAAAAAGAAGCTACTATTTTTACTAGTAACTTCTAATTTTTAATCTTTTTATTAAATTTATTTAATCCATTAAAGGTTGGCTCTATTCCCTTCTTTAAACAGTCCTCTACATAATTTATCAATACATATATACTCATAAATCCCTCTCCTTAAATCTGATTTACTTATATATATGTACGTAAATTTCATGTTATAACTAGTAAGTTAAAGAAATTTACATATTATAATTTTTTATCTTCTATATTATATAAATATTTATCTATATCATTAATAATATTTTCCATACACCCCTCTTTAAATGGTGAGTTAAGATTTGCAATCTTAACTAATTCTAAAAATGATTTAGTGCCACCTTCTTTACATAAAGATATATAATCTTTCCATGCTATATCTTTATCTTCCTTCATCTTTTTCCAAAATTGTAATGCACATATTTCAGCTAATGTATAATCTATATAGTAAAATGGAACTTCAAAAATATGACCTTGTTTAAACCAGTAAGTCCCTTTATCTAAAAATAAGTTTTCACTATAATCTTTATAAGGCAAATACTTTCTTTCTATTTTTCTCCATGCAGCTTTTCTCTCTTCTTTCGTTGCTGTATAATTTTCATAAACATAATGTTGGAATTCATCTACAGCAACTCCATAAGGAATAAAGGTTAATGCACTTTGTAAATGAGTAAATTTATATTTTTCTGTATCTTCTTTAAAGAACAATTCCATCCATGGCCAAGTTAAAAACTCCATACTCATTGAATGAATTTCGGCACTTTCATTAGTAGGCCAGATAACTTCTGGAGTTTTTATCCATCTAGATAAGTAAACTTGGAATGCATGTCCAGCTTCATGTGTCAATACATCTACATCTCCTGATGTTTTATTAAAATTAGCAAATATAAATGGTGATTTATAATCAGCTATATAGGTACAATAACCTCCTGCTGATTTATTCTTTTTACTTTCTAAATCAAGTAGCTTGTTATTTACCATAAAACTAAAAAATTCTTTAGTTTCTTTTGAAAGTTCAGAATACATTTTAGATGCTTTATCTAGCATCCATTCTTTATTACCTTTAGGAATAGCATTTCCTGATAAAAAGTTTATAGATAAATCATAATAATTAAGTTCTTTTAACCCTAATCTTTCTTTTTGTTTTTTAAAGGCTTTATTTGCTATAGGTACAATATATTTCTCTACTTGCTTTCTAAAAGTATTTACCATATCTTTATTATAATCTGTTCTAGACATTCTTATATATCCAAGTTCTATAAAATTCTTATACCCAAGTTTTTTAGCAATTTTAGTTCTTACTTTAACTAATGAATCATATATTTCATCAAATTTATTTTCATTTTCTTCAAAGAAACCCCAAAGTTTTTCTGATGCTTCTTTTCTTATATTCCTATCTAAATCCTCTGTATATTTACCTATAGAAGATATATTTAATTCCTCACCATTATAAATTATTTTAGCTGATGCAATTAATTTACCATATTCAGTTACAAGCCTGTTTTCCTCTTTTAAATCATCTATAATTTCAGATGAAAAACTCTTTAATTTAAGATCAATTAATTTTATAAATTGCTCTCCATATCTATCTATAAAAATTTTTTTAAACCTTGAGTTATTTATAAATTTAAAAAAGGCATTATCTACTTCTGAATAAAGAGGACCATTTTCATCAAAGTATTCTTGTTCTTTATCATAAAATTCATCTTTTGTATTTATAGTATGTCTAATATAACTTAAGTTAAACATTGTATCGTAATTGCTTCTTAGCTTTTCTATATTTTCTAATTTAATTTCAATTTCTTTAAAATCCCCAGCTATTTCCATTTCACTAATTGATTTTAATATAGTATTTTTATATACTTCAAAATTTGGTCTTTCATATTTATATTCTGAAAACATAATTATCCCCTCACTTATTTTTTATAATATCTTTAATTATACACTAATTTTATAATTAGAAAATATTTGTAATACTTTTTTAAATATTATTTATATAACTCTATAAGTCTGTTTAATTTACTCTCAAGCTCTAATATACTTATATATTTTGATTCTCTAAAACTTTCTTTGCCATCAATAAAAAATATAATAGCTGGCAACATAAATAAATTTAATTGTGCAGATACCTCTAATGATTTATCTGCTTTAACCTCTGAAATTTGAATACATTCAAATTTATTTACTAAAGATTCTATTTTAGGTTTTAATGCCTGACAGGCCGTGCAGGTATTAGTACTAAAATATATACAACTTAAAGAGTTTTTATTTATAAATTCTTTTAATTCCTTCATATTATTTAAAACATTCATTATATTCTCCTCTTTTCCTTTTTAAACAGTTATCTAATCTTAGTATATATAATTTTAAAAAAGATACTCATAGATAAAAGCACCTACTTTTAACTAAGTAAGTGCCTTTATAAAATCTTTTTCAATACTTCTTTATACAGTTCTCTGAGCGTTATATTTTTAAGATTTAAACCTAATTCTTCATCTTTATAATCTAATAGCCCTACATCAGGCAAACAATTTTTTTCTTCTATATTATTAAACAATTCTTTAACATTAGATATTTCAATATTATCTGGGAGAACTTCATTCTTTCTAGTGTTTGTTAATACCGTATACTTATAAGGTACCTCATATTCATCAGTATAATGTCTCTCAGTATTAAAATTTAGAGTTATGCAAGAATCCAATATCTTATTATCACAAACATAATCAAATGTAATATTATCTACTTGTCTTCCCATAAAAGTTCTCCTCCTTTAATAAAGCTCACAAAATAGAAAAGGTATATTATTACATAAAATAAAATGTCTACGTAAATGATTTAAAAATAATTTACAAGACAGCTCCTTGTTTTCTAGAGCTTCATATGCTTACTACGCCTAAATTTCAATTGGATATTATTAGTATTTTTATAAGACATAATAATTCTTGTAATAGTTGATACAAATATTATTCCTAAAGCAAGAGCCCCAGCAGATGCTAAAGTGTTTATTCCTGTTTCTAAGGATTTCATAATGTCACCTGTTATGGCTTCTACCATTGTATAATACATTCCACCTCCAGGAACCAAAGGAATAAGAGCACATACTATAAAAGTTGTAACAGGTGTTTTTAATATTCTTGCATATACTTCTGAAAAAATACTGATACTAATTGCAGCAATAAATAATGCTGATACTTGGGATAATCCTGCCATTAAAATTAATTTATATACAAACCATCCTATAGCACCATCAATTCCAGCAAAAATAAGTTTTTTTCCTTTAATATTAAATAATATTCCAAAGCCTATAGTAGCTACAAACGCCGCTAATGTTTCCCCTAACATTCTTATATTCCTCCAAATATATTAATCCACAAACTTAAAATAGTACCAGTTCCTATAGCTATTGCTATTGCTGTTAAAAAAGCATCTGTACCTCTTGCCAAGCCTGAAACTAAGTCCCCAGCTACAGTATCTCTTATTGCATTAGTTATAGAAAGACCAGGTACAAGAAGCATTATAGAACCTATAATTACTTTATCCATATCTTCTGCTAGCCCAATTTTTATAGATAATATCGCAAAAAGTGCTAAAACTCCTGCTGATATACTATTTATAAAAAATTGATTTATTTTCACTTCACTTCCTCTTATAGTTACATACTTAACTATAAGAGCTATTAAAAAAGCTGATATAGCATCTCTAAAAGAACCACCAAATAAAAATACAAAGCCAAAAGCTCCTAATGCTGAAAATAAAAGAGTAGTTTTAAAAGAATACCTTTCAGCATTCTCTATATATTTTAATCTACCTTCCAATTCTTTTAAAGATAACTGTTCTAATTGTATGGTTCTTGATAAATCATTCACTCTATCTATTTTATGCAAATCAACTGATATACCTGATATTCTTCTAACTAATGAAGAGGTTTTGCCATTACTATATACAGATACTATTATTACAGTTGGTGTTGCATAACTATCTGCTTCTTCTACCCCATAATTTTTACATATTCTATCTATAGTTTCCTCTACTCTATAGGTTTCTGCTCCACTTTCCAACATAATTTTTCCGGCATACATGGCCACATATAGTATTTCATTTATATCCATTAAATAGCCACTCCTTATTCGAAATTATAACTTAATTTTTTGATTCTATTTATTATACATTTAATAATAAATACTTGTCCATAACTAAGATATAAACTTTCTAAATAAAATTATATACCAAATATAACATTATTTAACTATTACATTAACTTTGTTGTTTTTTATTCCAATTACACTCATATTATTATAAATATATTCTTTAATTATAGAAATTGCTTCCTTTGATATCAATTCTCCTGGACAAATTAAAGGTATTCCTGGTGGATATGGAACTATTGCTTCATTGCATATTCTTCCCTCTGCTTCTTCTAAATTTATATTTTCAAATTTTTCATTAAAAACTTCATAGGGCTGCATAACCCTTTTAGGGTTTAAGCTATATTGTTTATTAAAAGTATTTCCATCATATATTGAAGTTAAATCTAAAGATTCTATAGCTTTAAATATGGATATAAAGTCTTCCTCATTATTAAAAGGAGATAATATTAATACTACCCCTGAATTAAAGCTCATTTCTGATTGAATTTTACATTTTCTTAAATACTCTAGAAGTTTATGACCATTATATTCACTAGGAATTGTGATAACATATCTACTTTTATCAATATCATAATCCTTTGGTAAATCCTTTTTATCTATTATATGAACCTTATTTAAAGAATTTATATTTTTTTTCCACTTCTCTGCTAAATTTATAAGTTTTTCATAATCTTCTTTTCCGTAATTATCTAAATAATATCGTCCATAATCTAAAGATGCCATAATTAGATATGATGGTGATGTAGTTGTAAAAGCTTTTAAATAAAATTCTAAACTTTCATCTTCATCATTTACTAAAAGATAGGCACCTTGTGTTAATGAAGGTAGTGTCTTATGTGCACTTAAAACCATATAATTACATAAATTCACTATAGATTTAGGCAATTTATTATTTACTCCAAAATGTGCTCCATGTGCTCCGTCTATAATTATTTTTAGCCCTATATTTTTTAAATCTTTTAAAATATTTTCTAAATCATAAGTAATACCGAAGTAATTAGGATATGTTAAGATTATCCCTTTAGGATTTTCGCATTGTTTTAATGATTTATATATATTATTACTATTAGGTGGCATGAAAATACCATGTTTTTCATCTATTATTGCTTCAATGTATTTAACTTTAAGTTTTCTTAATATAAGTCCGTTATAAATTGATTTATGACAGTTTCTTTCAACTAAAACTTCATCACCTTCATTAAAAGCTGAAAATATAGCTGAAAGATTTCCACTTGAACTTCCATTTACTAAAAAATAACCTTTTTCAGCTCCATAAGTTTTGCTAAGTAACTCTTGAGCTTCTTTAATAATTCCTTCAGGATAATGAAGATTATCTAAGGGATCTACTTCTGTTATATCTAAAAATCCCAATTTCTTCGCAAAGTTTTCACCTACTTCATCTCTTAAAAAACCTTTTCCACATTTATTTCCTGGCATAGATAATATTAAGTTATTCTCTTCATTATATTTTATAACTTCACTTAATAAAGGTAATTTATTTTTCAATAGTTATTGCTCCTTATCTTTAAATTTATTTTTATTATAAAATAAAGGAATGAAAAATAATTCATTCCTTTATTTACCTAGTATAATCTCTGTAGAAGGATTCTTTAATACCTTTTTTGCAATATCAATTACAAAATCTAACTCTAAATCCTCTAAGTTAATAATTTCATCTAAATATCTATTAAAATCACCAAACATTGTTCCGTAAGTTGAGAGTTCTTTAGCTAAAATTATATTTTGTTCTTCTCTAAATAATCTTTTTAATTTTATTCCCTTAATAAGTCTATACTTATCATCTTTATTTAATATAGATTTTAAATTATCTATATTATCAATACATTCATTTATTAATTTTAATGTATAATCTAAGTTTTCTTTTGAGGTGCTAAAATTTATTTTATATAATTTTATATGGCTTTCTAAAGATATTTTTGTAATTATATCATAAATAAGACCATTTTTAGTTCTTAATGTATCATAAAGAATAGAGTTAACACCTTTTCCAAAATACTCATCAAATATAATTAAAGCTTTTATCTCTTTTGGTGTTAATTTATGGATAGGATAGATAATCTCTACCTTACATGTATTTACACCTTCTCTATAGTCATAAAAAACTCCACCCTTAGGTGCTTCATATTCTATATTTTCTTTAATTACTTTCTTATCTTCCCAAATAGAAAACTCTTCTTCTATTATATTTTTAATATCTTCAAAGTCTAAAGATGAAATTACTGCAATTGAAGTGTTACTTGGAATGTAATATTTAGCATAAAAATCCTTTATATCTTCTAAGGTCATTTCTTTTAAAGTTTTTATAGTGCCTATAATAGGATTTTTTATTCTTCTATAATTAAATGAATTAAGAAAAAGTTTATCTTCTACATATTGCTCTAAATCTTCATCCCATTCATTAAGCTCTTCAATTATAACTTGCATCTCTTCTTTAAATCCATCTTCTTTAAAGGTAGGATTAACAATTATGTCTTTAAATAAAGCTAACCCCTCTTTAAAGTCTTCGCTTAAAAGAGTCCCATAATAAATTACATATGGATAATTTGTCATAGCATTTTGAAATCCAAATACATTGCTTAAATCTTTATTTATTTCAGATTCACTTCTATTTTTAGTTCCTTTATAAACCATATGTTCAGTTGCATGAGCTACTCCTAGTTTTTCTCCATCCATAATAGCCCCTGCATCTAAAGAAATAGAAATAGACGTTAAGCTTGATGTAGTCTTTTTATATACTAACTTAATATTATTTTTTAGGATATACTCTTTCAAAATATACCTCCTAAATTTTATTATTCAGCTTTTAAAGCAATAGCACATTCAATTCTCTTCTTTTGCATTTTACAACCAATTTCATATGGAATTTTCATATCTCCATTAAAGTTAAAGTTGTTAGCTTGGCATCCACCACTACAATAGAATCTAGCCCAACATTCTCTACATTTTGGTTTGTTGTAGATGTGAGCTTTTTTAAATTCTTTTCCAAGATTTGTATTGTAAGTATCATCATATATAGTTCCAAGTTTAAATTCATCTTTTCCTACAAATTGATGACATGGATAAACATCTCCTTGTGGTGTTATCGCAACATATTCAAATCCTGCACCACAACCTGATATTCTCTTATATACACAAGGACCACCATTTAAACTTATATTGAAATGGTAGAAATTAAATTCATCCTTTGATTCTTTCTTTCTTCTAGCCATTTCTTCATATAGCTTATCATAGTTTTCAAAAATTTCATTTAAATCTTCTTCTCTTAAAGCAAGATGATGTCCATTTTCTAAAACTACTGGTTCTATTGATATTTCTCTAAACCCTTCATTAATCATAGCCATTACATCTTCATAAAAATCTGTATTAGCTCTAGTAAATGTTCCTCTTACATAATAAGTTTTTCCTTCTGTTCTCTTTTTAATCATCTTCTTTATATTAGGAATAATGTCATCATATGATCCGCTACCATCTACTTTAATTCTAACATTATCATTTACGCACTTTCTTCCATCTAATGAAAGTATTATATTTCCCATTTCTTTATCCATATATTCCATCATTTCATCATTTAGAAGGGTTGCATTTGTTGTCATAGTAAATCTTATATTTTTATTCCATTCTTTTTCATGATCTCTTGCATATTTAATGATACCTTTAATTGTATCCATTAT from Clostridium chauvoei encodes:
- a CDS encoding threonine/serine exporter family protein, yielding MLGETLAAFVATIGFGILFNIKGKKLIFAGIDGAIGWFVYKLILMAGLSQVSALFIAAISISIFSEVYARILKTPVTTFIVCALIPLVPGGGMYYTMVEAITGDIMKSLETGINTLASAGALALGIIFVSTITRIIMSYKNTNNIQLKFRRSKHMKL
- a CDS encoding aminotransferase class I/II-fold pyridoxal phosphate-dependent enzyme yields the protein MKNKLPLLSEVIKYNEENNLILSMPGNKCGKGFLRDEVGENFAKKLGFLDITEVDPLDNLHYPEGIIKEAQELLSKTYGAEKGYFLVNGSSSGNLSAIFSAFNEGDEVLVERNCHKSIYNGLILRKLKVKYIEAIIDEKHGIFMPPNSNNIYKSLKQCENPKGIILTYPNYFGITYDLENILKDLKNIGLKIIIDGAHGAHFGVNNKLPKSIVNLCNYMVLSAHKTLPSLTQGAYLLVNDEDESLEFYLKAFTTTSPSYLIMASLDYGRYYLDNYGKEDYEKLINLAEKWKKNINSLNKVHIIDKKDLPKDYDIDKSRYVITIPSEYNGHKLLEYLRKCKIQSEMSFNSGVVLILSPFNNEEDFISIFKAIESLDLTSIYDGNTFNKQYSLNPKRVMQPYEVFNEKFENINLEEAEGRICNEAIVPYPPGIPLICPGELISKEAISIIKEYIYNNMSVIGIKNNKVNVIVK
- a CDS encoding threonine/serine exporter family protein → MDINEILYVAMYAGKIMLESGAETYRVEETIDRICKNYGVEEADSYATPTVIIVSVYSNGKTSSLVRRISGISVDLHKIDRVNDLSRTIQLEQLSLKELEGRLKYIENAERYSFKTTLLFSALGAFGFVFLFGGSFRDAISAFLIALIVKYVTIRGSEVKINQFFINSISAGVLALFAILSIKIGLAEDMDKVIIGSIMLLVPGLSITNAIRDTVAGDLVSGLARGTDAFLTAIAIAIGTGTILSLWINIFGGI
- a CDS encoding M16 family metallopeptidase, whose amino-acid sequence is MKEYILKNNIKLVYKKTTSSLTSISISLDAGAIMDGEKLGVAHATEHMVYKGTKNRSESEINKDLSNVFGFQNAMTNYPYVIYYGTLLSEDFKEGLALFKDIIVNPTFKEDGFKEEMQVIIEELNEWDEDLEQYVEDKLFLNSFNYRRIKNPIIGTIKTLKEMTLEDIKDFYAKYYIPSNTSIAVISSLDFEDIKNIIEEEFSIWEDKKVIKENIEYEAPKGGVFYDYREGVNTCKVEIIYPIHKLTPKEIKALIIFDEYFGKGVNSILYDTLRTKNGLIYDIITKISLESHIKLYKINFSTSKENLDYTLKLINECIDNIDNLKSILNKDDKYRLIKGIKLKRLFREEQNIILAKELSTYGTMFGDFNRYLDEIINLEDLELDFVIDIAKKVLKNPSTEIILGK
- a CDS encoding ABC transporter permease; this translates as MNLGNNSKTLKTKIDNLEEKLKNPLITEEERLTLENELKTTKTSLENLNSTLESTQNLLQEQKNNLSKGEEELYNKEILLKTSRDKLENEKIKLKDKRETAEKEFSLGREKIEKGNREIIKGEEEYNKSKNLLDEQIKLAESKIKDGEEALNELEKPEWFVLDRNSHFSYIDYGNSANSIDALAKVFPVFFFMVAALVCLTTMTRMVDEQRVNIGTLKALGYSKGLIASKYIIYALLASIIGSSLGLAIGLTIFPKIVFDAYGIMYTLPKVILEFNIPISLGITLTAILVTTLSAFFACYKELIETPSTLMRPKAPKEGKRILLERVSFIWNKLNFIGKVTIRNILRYKKRFLMTIFGIAGCTALLLTGFGIKDSIETIASKQFGEIFKYNMVINLDKKATLKEKQETYLNLSKDSRIINCLEVNSENGKVHFKDSQEKDVNLIVPKDLDNFKTFISLKNRKTGDSITLSNDGVVISEKVAKQIKANIGDEISIINSNNKKGTVRISAIAENYTFNYIYITPEIYNEVFRTTVEFNSIFTSLKDTSKEAEDILAKDITKESHITGVSYNSVIKKSFDDTIKSLNYVVLIMIASAGALAFVVLYNLTNVNISERMREIATIKVLGFYDNEVSAYIYRENIILTLVGTILGLGVGGLLHKFIMVTVEMDNMMFGRVIDFSSFIYSIGLTLFFALLVNFTMYYKLKNIKMVESLKSVD
- a CDS encoding ABC transporter permease, translating into MKKSAFNKDIFRDIRKSKGRFISIIAIVALGVAFFSGVKISPVDMKKTADKYFDDYNLMDIRLLSTLGLTDDDSRALKEIEGVQGVFPTYSMDALTTINSKEYVLKVHGLPTDKLESDNLDYINRVHIVQGRYPEKSGECVIEKAKMDALDIEIGTTITLASGLDTNILDLLKTSEYKVVGVVETPYYLTYDKGKSNIGNGQVNNFIMIPNDDFISKAYTEIFLTIEGAKNVNSYNTEYFDIVDSVKEKVEKLGEVRAGIRYDEVLKESKDKINSSKKDLETKKILANEDLEKAKKRIEESKLEIEKSEEQLDINEKEFNLSISKGEEKIRSSEEELLKGEKNYLYELNIFNENKK
- a CDS encoding ABC transporter ATP-binding protein, which codes for MSKYIEFIDVKKIYKMGEVEIKALNGVNFDINKGEFVVVAGASGAGKSTVLNILGGMDTVSSGKVIVDGKDISKYSSRELITYRRYDIGFVFQFYNLVQNLTALENVELATQICKDSLDISETLDAVGLSHRKNNFPAQLSGGEQQRVAIARALAKNPKLLLCDEPTGALDYNTGKAILKLLQDTCKKIGMTVVIITHNLALTPMGDKIIKVKNGRIESITINENPMPVERIEW
- a CDS encoding thioredoxin family protein; translated protein: MNVLNNMKELKEFINKNSLSCIYFSTNTCTACQALKPKIESLVNKFECIQISEVKADKSLEVSAQLNLFMLPAIIFFIDGKESFRESKYISILELESKLNRLIELYK
- a CDS encoding M3 family oligoendopeptidase, which translates into the protein MMFSEYKYERPNFEVYKNTILKSISEMEIAGDFKEIEIKLENIEKLRSNYDTMFNLSYIRHTINTKDEFYDKEQEYFDENGPLYSEVDNAFFKFINNSRFKKIFIDRYGEQFIKLIDLKLKSFSSEIIDDLKEENRLVTEYGKLIASAKIIYNGEELNISSIGKYTEDLDRNIRKEASEKLWGFFEENENKFDEIYDSLVKVRTKIAKKLGYKNFIELGYIRMSRTDYNKDMVNTFRKQVEKYIVPIANKAFKKQKERLGLKELNYYDLSINFLSGNAIPKGNKEWMLDKASKMYSELSKETKEFFSFMVNNKLLDLESKKNKSAGGYCTYIADYKSPFIFANFNKTSGDVDVLTHEAGHAFQVYLSRWIKTPEVIWPTNESAEIHSMSMEFLTWPWMELFFKEDTEKYKFTHLQSALTFIPYGVAVDEFQHYVYENYTATKEERKAAWRKIERKYLPYKDYSENLFLDKGTYWFKQGHIFEVPFYYIDYTLAEICALQFWKKMKEDKDIAWKDYISLCKEGGTKSFLELVKIANLNSPFKEGCMENIINDIDKYLYNIEDKKL